A genomic stretch from Algoriphagus halophilus includes:
- the rpmA gene encoding 50S ribosomal protein L27, producing the protein MAHKKGVGSSKNGRESHSKRLGVKKFGGEQVIAGNIIIRQRGTKHHAGENVGVGKDHTLFALSDGVVTFKKKFDGKSYVSVLPAEA; encoded by the coding sequence ATGGCACACAAAAAAGGCGTCGGTAGTTCCAAAAACGGTAGAGAGTCACATTCCAAAAGATTGGGTGTGAAGAAATTTGGTGGTGAGCAAGTAATTGCTGGAAACATCATTATTAGACAAAGAGGTACAAAGCATCATGCTGGAGAGAATGTTGGTGTTGGTAAAGACCATACCTTGTTCGCTCTTTCTGATGGAGTTGTAACATTCAAGAAAAAGTTTGATGGTAAGTCTTATGTAAGTGTATTACCTGCAGAAGCTTAA
- a CDS encoding WD40/YVTN/BNR-like repeat-containing protein: protein MIKLIRYGILGILMGIAAVSSAQEIPKTEIYDALEWRLVGPHRGGRSDGVTGVEGSDHTYYFASTGGGIWKTVDSGATWKPVSDGFFGGSMGAVAVSKSDTSVVYAGGGEKTVRGNVSFGYGVWKSVDAGKTWERAGLDKSRFISRMRIHPDNPDVVYAAVLGDIFKPDATRGVYKTTDGGKTWDQVLFASDVAGAVDLVMDPNNPEVLFATTWDIKRTPYSLESGGPNSKMFKSTDGGQTWEDMTKKEGFPEGLLGIMGVSISPVNSDRIYAIIENENGGVFVSKDGGESWEKTNEDRNLRQRAWYYTRIFADPQDEETVYVLNVSYHKSTDGGKTFESANAPHGDHHDLWIDSENNQRMIIADDGGAQVTEDGGTTWSSLMNQPTSQFYRVTTDNSFPYRIYGAQQDNSTVRIAHRNDGRAITEADWEPTAGGESGWIAPDPLNNDIVYGGSYGGYLTRENHDNGTSRTVNVYPNNPMGHGAEDMKYRFQWNFPIFFSPHNPKLLYTTSNQFHRSTNEGQSWEVFSPDLTRNDKSKLGPSGGPITKDNTSVEYYATIFTAAESPVKEGVLWAGSDDGLVHVTQDNGVTWQNVTPSEMPEWLQINSIEASPYDPAEAYFAATGYKSGNYEPYLYKTKDYGKTWTKITNGIDPEHFTRVVRADPVKRGMLYAGTETGMYYSKDDGASWHSLQLNLPIVPITDLAIKENNLIAATQGRSFWIIDDLTVLHQAEPGMENSSLTLFKPQDSYRIDGVSRKSATAGTNRAGGVLVYYYIKEEPKEELKIEFFDANDIPLRAFSTNGINGDTLKVKAGSNEFNWNLRVEDAEGFEGLIMWGGNLRGPKVVPGTYKVKMTLDGESQEKTFKVLADPRYESSQQDLVAQYDYLLDVRDKLTETHRVIKLIRQYRTEMDSLETKPANLELIKEEMDEIEKTLYQTQNQSRQDPLNFPIRLNNKLAHLSSVVGNGDWAPTDQSYEVKEELTEKINVQLARFKELEQNQISKIFNIDEMRTKLDIKK, encoded by the coding sequence ATGATTAAACTAATACGTTACGGAATACTAGGTATTCTGATGGGAATAGCAGCAGTTTCTTCTGCTCAGGAAATCCCTAAAACCGAAATATACGACGCCTTAGAATGGAGGCTGGTTGGACCTCATCGCGGAGGCAGATCTGATGGCGTTACCGGAGTAGAAGGGAGCGACCACACTTATTATTTCGCATCCACTGGAGGAGGTATTTGGAAGACTGTAGACTCAGGCGCTACTTGGAAGCCTGTATCCGATGGTTTCTTTGGAGGATCTATGGGAGCTGTAGCAGTTTCAAAAAGTGATACAAGTGTGGTTTACGCAGGCGGTGGTGAAAAAACCGTACGTGGTAATGTTTCTTTTGGCTATGGAGTTTGGAAAAGTGTTGATGCAGGGAAAACCTGGGAAAGAGCAGGGTTGGATAAAAGTAGATTTATCTCTCGAATGCGAATTCATCCAGACAATCCAGATGTAGTTTATGCTGCAGTGCTGGGAGATATTTTTAAGCCTGATGCCACTCGCGGAGTATATAAAACTACGGATGGAGGTAAAACCTGGGACCAGGTTCTTTTCGCTTCGGATGTAGCAGGCGCTGTAGATTTGGTGATGGATCCCAATAATCCTGAAGTCCTTTTTGCGACTACTTGGGACATTAAAAGAACTCCATATAGTTTAGAAAGCGGTGGGCCAAACTCTAAAATGTTTAAATCAACTGATGGAGGTCAGACTTGGGAAGACATGACCAAGAAAGAAGGCTTTCCAGAAGGATTACTTGGAATTATGGGGGTTTCTATTTCCCCCGTCAATTCAGATAGAATCTACGCCATTATTGAAAATGAAAATGGTGGTGTTTTTGTATCCAAGGATGGAGGAGAGTCATGGGAGAAAACTAATGAAGATCGAAACCTCAGACAAAGAGCTTGGTATTACACAAGAATTTTTGCTGACCCTCAAGACGAGGAAACAGTTTATGTGTTGAATGTGAGCTACCATAAATCTACCGATGGAGGTAAGACTTTTGAAAGTGCCAATGCTCCTCATGGTGATCACCATGATCTTTGGATAGACTCGGAAAATAACCAACGTATGATTATAGCGGATGATGGAGGTGCTCAAGTTACGGAAGATGGAGGGACTACCTGGTCATCCTTGATGAATCAGCCTACTTCACAGTTCTATCGAGTGACCACGGACAATAGTTTTCCATACAGAATCTATGGTGCACAGCAAGATAATTCGACAGTAAGGATTGCACATAGAAATGATGGAAGAGCCATTACGGAAGCAGATTGGGAGCCTACCGCTGGAGGTGAAAGTGGTTGGATTGCGCCTGATCCTTTGAACAATGATATTGTATATGGTGGATCTTATGGTGGTTATTTGACTAGGGAGAATCATGACAATGGTACCTCTAGGACAGTCAATGTGTATCCAAATAATCCAATGGGACATGGAGCTGAAGATATGAAGTACCGGTTTCAGTGGAATTTTCCTATTTTCTTTTCTCCTCATAATCCTAAACTGCTTTACACTACCAGTAACCAATTCCATCGATCTACAAACGAGGGACAAAGTTGGGAAGTGTTCTCGCCGGATTTGACTAGAAATGATAAAAGTAAGTTAGGTCCTTCGGGAGGACCAATAACGAAGGATAATACTTCTGTAGAATATTATGCAACCATCTTTACGGCTGCAGAATCTCCAGTGAAAGAAGGGGTCCTATGGGCTGGTTCTGATGATGGGTTGGTACATGTCACACAAGATAATGGTGTTACCTGGCAGAATGTAACTCCTTCCGAAATGCCAGAGTGGTTGCAAATCAACAGTATTGAAGCGAGTCCATATGACCCTGCTGAGGCTTATTTTGCCGCTACTGGCTATAAAAGTGGTAATTATGAACCATACCTTTATAAGACCAAGGATTATGGTAAAACCTGGACAAAAATTACCAATGGAATTGATCCAGAGCATTTCACTAGGGTTGTAAGAGCAGACCCTGTAAAAAGAGGTATGCTCTACGCTGGTACAGAGACAGGCATGTATTACTCCAAAGATGATGGAGCTTCTTGGCATTCGCTTCAATTAAATCTTCCGATTGTTCCGATTACAGATTTGGCGATCAAGGAGAATAATTTGATTGCTGCTACCCAAGGTCGTTCGTTTTGGATTATTGATGATTTGACCGTTTTGCATCAAGCTGAGCCTGGAATGGAAAACAGTTCCTTGACTTTATTCAAACCACAGGATTCTTATAGAATAGATGGTGTGAGTAGAAAAAGCGCAACTGCAGGAACGAATAGAGCAGGAGGGGTATTGGTTTATTACTACATCAAGGAAGAACCAAAAGAAGAGTTGAAAATCGAATTCTTTGACGCGAATGACATTCCATTGAGAGCATTCTCTACGAATGGGATTAATGGAGATACCTTGAAAGTCAAAGCTGGTAGCAATGAATTTAATTGGAACCTTCGTGTAGAAGATGCAGAAGGATTTGAAGGATTGATTATGTGGGGTGGAAATTTAAGAGGTCCAAAAGTTGTTCCTGGTACCTATAAAGTAAAAATGACCTTGGACGGGGAATCCCAAGAAAAGACATTCAAAGTGCTCGCTGATCCAAGGTATGAATCTTCGCAGCAGGATTTGGTCGCACAATATGACTATTTATTGGATGTCAGAGATAAACTGACTGAGACCCATCGAGTAATTAAATTGATTCGTCAATACAGAACTGAAATGGATAGCTTAGAGACGAAACCAGCCAACTTAGAATTGATCAAGGAGGAAATGGATGAAATTGAAAAGACCTTGTATCAGACTCAAAATCAAAGTCGTCAGGATCCGTTGAACTTCCCGATCAGATTGAATAACAAACTGGCTCATTTGAGCTCGGTAGTTGGAAATGGAGATTGGGCCCCTACGGACCAGTCGTATGAAGTGAAGGAGGAATTGACTGAGAAAATCAATGTTCAGTTAGCTCGCTTCAAGGAATTGGAACAAAACCAGATCTCCAAGATTTTCAATATTGATGAAATGAGGACCAAACTGGATATCAAGAAATAA